The following are encoded in a window of Gramella sp. MT6 genomic DNA:
- a CDS encoding DUF5777 family beta-barrel protein — MKRILLIPVFLICAFMHAQDVDSIMADISEEKDYKIQATFKSPRLVLLQTNETQKAKNLAFWVGHRFGDIGGEFGGSHTLFGLDVATDLYLGFDYGITDALTVGIGRSKFNESYSGLVKYRLLWQDEEGMPVSVTLFGQSSWITRKPFSNNEFDKESDRISHFLQVIMARKFSPGISIMIAPGYLFRPEAQIQDFEDSENLFALGFGARFKIFKRISIIADYTIVNGLSRPDDLQTDYYNPFGVGVEIETGGHVFALNFQNSQAIIANNFIANTTKSWSDGGVRFGFMISRNFNLGPKKIRN, encoded by the coding sequence ATGAAAAGAATATTACTAATTCCGGTTTTTCTTATCTGTGCTTTTATGCATGCTCAGGATGTTGATAGTATTATGGCAGATATTTCTGAAGAAAAAGATTATAAAATACAGGCGACTTTTAAAAGTCCGAGACTGGTGTTATTGCAGACTAATGAAACACAGAAAGCTAAAAACCTGGCTTTTTGGGTGGGTCATAGGTTTGGCGATATTGGAGGAGAATTTGGAGGTTCACATACGTTATTTGGTCTTGATGTAGCCACCGATCTTTATTTGGGGTTTGATTATGGGATCACAGATGCGTTGACGGTAGGGATTGGTAGAAGTAAATTCAATGAATCTTATAGTGGCCTTGTAAAATACAGGTTGCTGTGGCAGGATGAAGAAGGAATGCCGGTTTCGGTAACCTTATTTGGGCAGAGTAGCTGGATTACCCGGAAGCCATTTTCAAATAATGAATTTGATAAAGAATCTGATCGAATTTCACATTTCTTACAGGTTATCATGGCAAGAAAATTTAGTCCCGGTATTTCAATAATGATCGCCCCGGGTTATTTATTCAGGCCAGAAGCGCAAATTCAGGATTTTGAAGATTCAGAAAATCTATTTGCTCTGGGTTTTGGGGCCAGGTTTAAAATTTTCAAACGAATATCTATTATCGCAGATTATACTATAGTTAATGGGTTAAGTAGGCCAGATGATCTTCAAACAGATTATTACAATCCTTTTGGTGTGGGCGTAGAAATTGAGACAGGTGGGCATGTTTTCGCCCTTAACTTCCAGAATTCCCAGGCTATTATAGCAAACAATTTTATAGCAAATACTACAAAAAGCTGGTCTGATGGTGGGGTCAGGTTTGGATTTATGATATCGAGGAATTTCAATCTCGGCCCTAAAAAAATACGTAATTGA
- a CDS encoding YceI family protein has protein sequence MRLYLILILTILLSNNNSINAQFYQTTTAEVSFFSSAPVEDIEAISKEGVSVINSDNGAISFKVKMRSFIFEKSLMQEHFNENYVESEKFPEASFKGESVGKIDLESRSPQQLIMKGVFTVHGVSKQREFPVTLTVKDNGKVLKLESQFEVACEDHDIKIPKILWENIAEVIEVSVNADYQIIKK, from the coding sequence ATGCGTCTTTACCTGATTCTTATATTGACGATTCTTCTCTCGAATAATAATTCGATAAATGCTCAATTCTACCAGACAACAACAGCCGAGGTTAGTTTTTTTTCATCAGCGCCAGTAGAAGATATTGAGGCGATTTCTAAGGAAGGTGTTTCGGTAATTAATTCTGATAATGGTGCAATTTCTTTTAAGGTAAAGATGAGGTCTTTCATATTTGAAAAGTCCTTGATGCAGGAGCATTTCAATGAGAACTACGTGGAAAGCGAAAAATTCCCCGAAGCGAGCTTTAAAGGTGAAAGTGTTGGTAAGATAGATCTGGAGTCTCGATCTCCACAACAATTAATTATGAAGGGTGTGTTTACCGTGCATGGAGTTTCAAAACAACGGGAGTTTCCTGTTACTCTCACTGTAAAAGACAACGGGAAGGTCTTAAAGTTGGAATCTCAATTTGAAGTGGCTTGTGAAGATCATGATATTAAGATCCCTAAGATTCTCTGGGAGAACATTGCTGAAGTGATAGAGGTAAGTGTAAATGCAGATTATCAAATCATAAAAAAATGA
- a CDS encoding NAD(P)/FAD-dependent oxidoreductase has product MLDFIIVGAAQAGLAMAYYLKEQGKNFLVVDKESEIGASWLNRWDSLTLFTPSEFNNMPGMEFPAKKGHYPSKTEVAKYFKDYVEEFDFPIQLNTLIENISKESDHFILKSPQGDLEARNVVIATGPFHIPYTPPFSKKIDEDIFQIHSNYYKNPDQLQEGKVMVVGAGDSGFQILDEVSKDKRGVYFSGTTDVKVLPQEILGKTLWWWFTKSGFLSFSRDTWLGRKISNSRQPVIGTPVKEILERDNVEPVGKTKNAEGELIVTEKKKIKDLRNIIWATGYRPNFSWIEGLELVKNGYPEHYRGVSNIEGLYFIGLPWLHTRGSATLGGIKKDAKYLSEYIIKNERN; this is encoded by the coding sequence ATGCTGGATTTTATTATTGTAGGAGCTGCACAGGCCGGTTTGGCTATGGCTTACTATCTAAAAGAGCAGGGGAAGAATTTCCTGGTCGTAGATAAAGAGTCTGAAATAGGTGCATCCTGGCTTAATAGATGGGATTCGCTTACTTTATTTACTCCTTCTGAATTCAATAATATGCCTGGAATGGAATTTCCCGCAAAAAAAGGTCATTATCCTTCAAAGACTGAAGTCGCGAAATATTTTAAAGACTACGTTGAAGAATTCGATTTTCCAATTCAGTTGAACACCTTAATTGAAAATATATCCAAAGAATCGGATCATTTTATATTGAAAAGTCCGCAGGGAGATCTTGAAGCCAGAAACGTGGTGATCGCGACCGGGCCTTTCCATATTCCTTATACGCCTCCATTTTCCAAAAAGATAGACGAGGATATTTTCCAGATACATAGTAATTATTACAAGAACCCAGATCAACTTCAGGAAGGCAAGGTAATGGTTGTTGGTGCTGGAGATAGCGGATTTCAGATCCTTGACGAGGTTTCCAAGGATAAGCGTGGTGTTTATTTTTCGGGTACCACAGATGTAAAAGTGCTTCCACAGGAAATATTAGGTAAAACCTTATGGTGGTGGTTTACGAAATCCGGATTCTTAAGTTTTAGCAGGGATACCTGGCTGGGGAGAAAGATTTCAAACAGTCGGCAGCCTGTGATTGGCACTCCGGTAAAGGAAATTCTGGAAAGAGATAACGTAGAGCCGGTTGGGAAAACCAAAAATGCTGAAGGAGAATTAATAGTAACAGAAAAGAAAAAGATCAAGGATCTTAGAAATATCATCTGGGCAACTGGTTACAGGCCTAATTTCAGCTGGATAGAAGGTCTGGAGCTGGTGAAAAACGGTTATCCTGAGCATTACCGGGGAGTAAGTAATATTGAAGGGCTCTACTTTATTGGATTGCCATGGTTGCATACCAGGGGCTCTGCTACTCTGGGAGGTATTAAAAAGGACGCAAAATACCTTTCAGAATATATTATCAAAAATGAAAGGAATTAA
- a CDS encoding DUF456 domain-containing protein, which yields MEIILLIIAGVFMILGVLGSFLPVLPGVPLSWMGLLIFYLIPEIEMNYLFLGITLAVTVIIYVLDLVIPALGTKRFGGSRKGMIGATIGLVVGIFAPIPFAILIGPFVGAFIGEIINKSDSRTAGKAAFGSFVGLLASSFMEFIVTFAFLILFLYQFWTYKALIF from the coding sequence ATGGAAATAATCTTATTAATAATTGCCGGCGTATTTATGATCCTTGGTGTCTTGGGAAGTTTTCTTCCCGTATTGCCAGGAGTGCCTTTAAGTTGGATGGGTCTATTGATCTTTTACTTGATTCCTGAGATAGAGATGAATTATCTATTTTTAGGTATAACTCTCGCTGTGACCGTTATAATATATGTATTGGATCTCGTGATCCCGGCACTGGGTACCAAAAGATTTGGTGGTAGTAGAAAAGGTATGATTGGCGCTACTATAGGTCTGGTGGTTGGAATTTTTGCACCCATTCCCTTCGCCATTTTAATTGGTCCTTTTGTAGGTGCATTCATTGGTGAGATCATAAATAAAAGTGATTCCAGAACGGCTGGGAAAGCTGCTTTTGGTTCATTTGTAGGTTTGTTAGCCTCAAGTTTTATGGAGTTTATTGTGACCTTTGCCTTTCTTATTCTATTCCTTTATCAATTCTGGACCTATAAAGCACTCATTTTCTAG
- a CDS encoding BlaI/MecI/CopY family transcriptional regulator, whose product MKQLTKAEEEIMQILWELKEANVAGIIENMPEPKPAYNTVSTIVRILESKGFVDHRQKGKGYIYFPKLEKETYSNQSINQLMNNYFNGSFKSMVSFFMKKNDLSTQELEKILKEIDKEKEK is encoded by the coding sequence ATGAAACAACTCACCAAAGCAGAAGAAGAGATCATGCAGATCTTATGGGAGCTTAAAGAAGCTAATGTTGCGGGAATCATTGAAAACATGCCCGAGCCAAAACCTGCTTACAACACGGTTTCAACCATCGTGAGGATTTTGGAGAGCAAGGGTTTTGTAGATCATCGCCAGAAAGGAAAGGGATATATCTATTTCCCGAAACTTGAAAAGGAAACTTACAGCAACCAAAGCATCAATCAGTTGATGAATAACTATTTCAATGGTTCATTTAAAAGTATGGTTTCATTTTTTATGAAAAAGAACGATCTAAGTACACAAGAGCTGGAAAAGATCTTAAAGGAGATCGATAAAGAAAAAGAAAAGTGA
- a CDS encoding M56 family metallopeptidase: MYTYIIEVILFQLGFLLVFEVFLKKETFFNYNRLYLLATPILAFLIPFLKLEFLVEAVPQNTGIQLPEVFIGNKPVAQIGNQTASQASPGLEINWWYLTYLAGFAVSFFLFLKKYHSLNRLFRFRKITEEKDFKIIEVPNSNIACTFLNTIFLGDQLSENEKNQILSHELVHVKHKHSLDLIFFEIMKIIFWFNPLIYVYQSRIAGLHEFIADDEVVKTTDKQSYYQQLLNTVFSTQNISFINQFFNHSLIKKRIFMLQKNKSSKLSKFKFLLIVPLMLSMLTYVACSEDNLDPNNNQVTDVDQQMELLLEALKDKENLSETEKEIYVKLLKRREEGNLNSIQKKTNAQKGTEKYLTKVPYAVTEIVPAFPGCEQYLDDVRKNCTSSEISNFVNKNFNTDLGKQLGLTGINRVIVQFRIDETGKVVDVRARAPHAKLEAEAKRVISSLPQMEPGIHDGRKVSVMYSLPIAFKIVDQS; this comes from the coding sequence ATGTATACGTATATTATAGAGGTCATATTATTTCAGCTGGGGTTTTTACTCGTTTTTGAAGTATTTCTGAAAAAGGAAACATTTTTCAATTACAACCGGCTTTATTTACTAGCCACGCCAATTTTGGCATTTCTTATCCCATTCCTGAAACTGGAATTCCTGGTAGAAGCCGTACCACAGAACACCGGCATTCAGTTGCCAGAAGTATTTATAGGAAATAAACCTGTTGCTCAAATTGGTAACCAAACCGCAAGTCAGGCTAGTCCCGGACTGGAAATAAACTGGTGGTACCTTACCTATCTGGCTGGATTCGCCGTGAGCTTTTTCCTTTTCCTGAAAAAATATCATAGCCTGAACCGGCTATTCCGATTTAGAAAAATTACCGAAGAGAAGGATTTTAAGATCATCGAGGTCCCAAATTCTAATATCGCCTGTACCTTCTTAAATACCATTTTCCTGGGAGATCAGCTTTCAGAAAATGAGAAAAACCAGATCCTTTCTCATGAACTGGTACATGTAAAACATAAACACAGCCTGGATCTCATCTTTTTCGAGATCATGAAGATCATCTTCTGGTTTAACCCGCTTATCTATGTCTACCAGTCACGCATCGCCGGGCTGCACGAGTTCATCGCAGATGATGAAGTAGTGAAGACCACCGACAAGCAATCATATTATCAGCAGTTGCTGAATACCGTTTTCAGCACCCAGAACATTTCATTTATCAATCAATTTTTTAATCATTCATTAATCAAAAAACGAATATTTATGTTACAGAAAAACAAATCATCAAAACTATCTAAATTCAAGTTTCTACTTATTGTTCCGCTTATGCTGAGCATGCTTACCTATGTGGCCTGTAGTGAAGATAATTTGGATCCGAATAACAATCAAGTTACCGACGTAGATCAGCAAATGGAATTGTTACTGGAAGCTTTAAAGGATAAGGAGAACCTTTCTGAAACCGAGAAAGAAATTTACGTAAAACTACTTAAAAGAAGAGAAGAAGGAAATCTCAATTCCATTCAAAAGAAAACTAATGCGCAGAAAGGCACGGAAAAATATTTAACTAAAGTCCCTTATGCTGTCACAGAAATAGTACCTGCTTTTCCGGGATGTGAACAATATCTTGATGATGTTAGAAAAAATTGCACCTCAAGCGAAATATCGAATTTCGTCAATAAGAATTTCAATACAGATCTTGGCAAACAACTTGGACTAACCGGTATTAATCGGGTCATCGTTCAATTTAGAATAGATGAGACTGGTAAAGTTGTAGATGTAAGAGCCAGAGCGCCCCATGCGAAACTTGAAGCTGAAGCGAAAAGAGTTATTTCGAGTCTTCCTCAAATGGAACCTGGAATTCATGATGGAAGAAAAGTGAGTGTAATGTATTCGTTACCAATCGCCTTTAAAATAGTTGATCAATCTTAA
- a CDS encoding energy transducer TonB — MKNLNTSLILSFFLSLLSLSGFCQEKEDSFEGDAIPFAVVDEAPAYPGCENLKGDQLKDCTVENITNHVNTNFNTGLGKKLNIEGRTRIIVQFKIDENGEVHKVRSRSLADDSKKREALQNEANRVIKNLPKMKPAQMEGKNVAIMYSLPIEFAVPEKETKKG, encoded by the coding sequence ATGAAAAATTTAAATACAAGTCTCATACTTTCATTTTTTCTCTCCCTGTTAAGTCTTTCAGGATTCTGTCAGGAAAAAGAAGATTCCTTCGAAGGGGATGCCATACCGTTCGCGGTAGTAGATGAAGCTCCGGCATATCCGGGATGTGAAAATCTTAAGGGAGATCAATTAAAAGATTGTACGGTGGAAAATATCACCAATCATGTAAATACTAATTTCAACACTGGCCTGGGGAAAAAACTGAATATTGAAGGAAGGACACGAATCATTGTCCAGTTCAAAATTGATGAAAACGGAGAGGTTCATAAAGTACGGTCCAGATCTTTAGCAGATGATTCCAAAAAAAGAGAAGCATTGCAAAACGAAGCGAACCGGGTAATAAAAAATCTCCCTAAAATGAAACCAGCGCAAATGGAGGGTAAAAATGTTGCGATAATGTATTCTTTACCTATCGAATTTGCAGTACCCGAAAAAGAAACTAAAAAAGGATAA
- a CDS encoding tetratricopeptide repeat protein, whose amino-acid sequence MRKFLLILFCLICFKVGAQAPTLSIADSLAAVGKQQEAISLLDSLEQKSDKVYLKIAKLQQQSGQTDEALQNYEKVLKRNPDRILTSIDYGELMLEAGKYDQADSLFSNLSEKYPDNAGFIYRVGLAKEKKKDTIAIRYFFKTLTKDFTHQGALYKTSKHFLKNGKSYNAISLCNKGLKVRPNNISLLSILGQSYSRSLQFEKAIAPYEKLIELGEGSEFILEKLAKAYRVTSQPEKAIETYKKMLDINNMNGAVHSNLGVLYLKINEAVKAQEHFTTALLIKDQPVDNEYVNLGLAYKRQEESRSAYISFQKALKENQDNERALIELAIAADGHFENKQDVLKLYQDFVNKYAEHGRKDMLSLAEYRISELKKEIHLSK is encoded by the coding sequence ATGAGAAAATTTTTACTGATTTTATTTTGTTTGATTTGTTTTAAAGTTGGGGCTCAGGCTCCAACTTTAAGTATTGCAGACAGTCTGGCTGCCGTAGGAAAACAACAGGAAGCAATAAGCTTGCTGGACAGCCTCGAACAAAAATCTGATAAAGTATATTTGAAAATAGCTAAACTTCAGCAACAATCAGGTCAAACAGATGAGGCCCTTCAGAATTACGAAAAAGTTTTAAAACGTAACCCTGATAGAATTCTAACTTCCATTGATTACGGAGAATTAATGCTGGAAGCTGGAAAATATGATCAGGCAGATAGCCTATTCAGTAACCTCAGCGAAAAATATCCCGACAACGCAGGATTTATTTATAGAGTTGGACTAGCTAAGGAAAAGAAAAAGGATACTATTGCAATAAGGTACTTTTTCAAAACTCTCACTAAAGATTTCACCCATCAGGGTGCCTTGTATAAAACGTCCAAACACTTTTTAAAGAATGGCAAATCTTACAACGCCATTTCTCTTTGCAATAAGGGCTTAAAGGTTCGTCCGAACAATATTTCATTATTGTCAATTTTAGGCCAATCATACTCCAGATCTCTGCAGTTTGAAAAGGCCATTGCTCCTTATGAAAAACTAATCGAGCTTGGAGAAGGATCAGAATTTATCCTGGAAAAACTGGCCAAAGCTTATCGTGTTACTTCACAGCCAGAAAAAGCAATTGAGACCTATAAAAAGATGCTTGACATTAACAACATGAACGGTGCGGTTCATTCGAATCTAGGAGTGCTATACCTCAAAATAAATGAAGCTGTTAAAGCTCAGGAACATTTTACCACTGCTCTTTTAATCAAAGATCAGCCTGTAGACAATGAATATGTAAATCTTGGCTTAGCTTACAAAAGGCAGGAGGAATCAAGAAGTGCCTATATCAGTTTTCAGAAGGCTCTTAAGGAAAATCAGGATAATGAACGGGCACTTATAGAACTTGCAATCGCAGCCGACGGGCATTTTGAAAATAAACAGGATGTACTGAAACTTTATCAGGATTTCGTTAACAAGTATGCTGAACATGGCCGAAAAGACATGCTTTCCCTGGCAGAATATCGAATCAGCGAATTAAAAAAAGAGATCCACCTTTCTAAATAA
- a CDS encoding YciI-like protein, translating into MNYYILNYKLADNYLEDRGQYRAEHLGMAKEAAEKGELVLGGALDEPADQAFLIFRGENDQTATAFAENDPYVKNGLIKEWEVRKWNAVVGSRIEN; encoded by the coding sequence ATGAATTATTACATACTTAATTACAAACTGGCAGATAATTATCTTGAAGACCGAGGTCAGTACAGAGCAGAACATCTAGGGATGGCCAAAGAAGCTGCCGAAAAAGGTGAGCTTGTTTTGGGTGGTGCGCTAGACGAACCGGCAGACCAGGCATTCCTGATTTTCCGTGGAGAAAATGATCAAACAGCAACTGCTTTCGCCGAGAATGATCCCTATGTGAAAAATGGGTTGATCAAAGAATGGGAAGTGAGAAAATGGAATGCTGTAGTAGGTAGTAGAATTGAAAATTGA
- a CDS encoding glycosyltransferase: MLLLILFGLITAAYLGLIISFLYGWKRIPDFQLKGLSAENTFSIVIPYRNEAGNLPALLRSLSGITYPTEKFEIILVNDGSKDNSREICETFLKDFPLFNIRLLENERQTNSPKKDAIRTAIENSNFDYVATTDADCVIPPNWLHFFDEMIRENNSEMIAGPVGFIQKSGIKKPYFQNFEEMDFMSLQASTIGAFGIEKAFMCNGANLCYKKALFLEGSGFTENEDLASGDDVFLLQGFRKKGKKVAFIKSAKATVFTNYQNNLHELVQQRIRWAAKTSAYTSVFAKFTGVIVFLMNLSLLIFTFLAFIDLFPYQYLMLFFLVKFNVDFILIFMAVKFMNRESLMRHYLWCSIAYPFFSVYVAGLSLFKGYEWKGRRFKR, from the coding sequence ATGCTTTTGCTGATCTTATTCGGACTCATTACGGCAGCCTATCTTGGGCTTATCATTTCCTTTCTTTACGGATGGAAGCGAATTCCCGATTTTCAATTGAAAGGTCTTTCCGCGGAAAACACTTTTTCCATAGTCATTCCTTACCGGAACGAAGCCGGGAATTTACCTGCACTTTTAAGATCACTTTCCGGAATTACATATCCTACAGAAAAATTTGAGATCATTCTTGTAAATGATGGCTCTAAAGATAATTCCAGGGAGATCTGCGAAACTTTTTTGAAGGATTTTCCTTTGTTCAATATTCGTTTGCTTGAAAATGAAAGGCAGACTAATTCTCCTAAAAAGGATGCGATAAGAACTGCAATAGAAAATTCGAATTTTGACTATGTCGCTACAACGGATGCCGATTGTGTGATCCCGCCTAACTGGTTGCATTTTTTTGATGAGATGATCAGGGAGAATAATTCTGAAATGATAGCCGGACCGGTGGGGTTTATCCAAAAGTCAGGAATAAAGAAACCATATTTTCAGAATTTTGAAGAAATGGATTTTATGAGTTTACAGGCATCTACTATTGGAGCTTTCGGGATCGAAAAAGCTTTTATGTGTAACGGGGCCAATCTTTGCTATAAGAAAGCTTTATTTCTGGAAGGATCAGGTTTTACAGAGAATGAAGATTTAGCGAGTGGAGACGATGTCTTCCTGTTACAGGGTTTTCGAAAAAAAGGCAAAAAGGTAGCCTTTATAAAATCTGCAAAGGCTACAGTTTTTACCAATTATCAAAATAATCTCCATGAGTTAGTTCAGCAGCGAATAAGATGGGCAGCGAAAACTTCGGCATATACCAGTGTTTTTGCAAAATTTACCGGAGTCATTGTTTTTCTAATGAACCTGTCGCTTTTAATTTTCACGTTCCTGGCCTTTATAGATCTGTTTCCATATCAATATCTAATGCTTTTCTTTCTAGTAAAATTCAATGTAGATTTTATTCTGATCTTTATGGCAGTGAAATTTATGAATCGGGAGAGCTTAATGCGTCATTATTTGTGGTGTAGTATTGCTTATCCTTTTTTTAGCGTGTATGTTGCAGGTCTTTCCCTTTTTAAGGGTTATGAATGGAAAGGGAGAAGGTTTAAAAGGTAG
- the ruvC gene encoding crossover junction endodeoxyribonuclease RuvC — translation MKGERIILGIDPGTTIMGFGLIKVENKKMSFIQMNELQLSKYSDHYKKLKLIFERTIELIDNYHPDEIAIEAPFFGKNVQSMLKLGRAQGVAMAAGLSREIPITEYLPKKIKMAITGNGNASKEQVAKMLQSQLNIGKLPKNLDATDGLAAAVCHFYNSGKTEIGKSYTGWDAFVKQNPNKIK, via the coding sequence TTGAAAGGCGAAAGGATCATTCTTGGCATCGACCCGGGAACCACTATTATGGGTTTCGGTCTCATAAAAGTGGAAAACAAAAAGATGAGTTTTATCCAGATGAATGAACTCCAGCTGAGCAAATACAGTGATCATTATAAAAAGCTGAAACTAATCTTTGAACGCACTATTGAACTTATCGATAATTACCATCCTGATGAGATCGCCATTGAAGCTCCTTTCTTCGGAAAGAACGTTCAGTCGATGCTTAAACTGGGACGGGCGCAGGGAGTCGCCATGGCCGCCGGACTTTCCAGAGAAATTCCTATTACCGAATACCTACCGAAAAAGATAAAAATGGCCATTACGGGAAACGGAAATGCCAGTAAGGAACAGGTGGCAAAAATGTTACAAAGTCAGTTGAATATTGGAAAGCTTCCTAAAAACCTGGATGCTACCGATGGACTTGCCGCCGCGGTTTGTCATTTCTATAATTCTGGCAAGACCGAAATAGGAAAAAGCTATACCGGCTGGGATGCGTTTGTTAAGCAAAATCCTAATAAAATAAAGTGA
- a CDS encoding four helix bundle protein — protein MSELEKKNVLSDKSYQFALNIVSLYKKLSIEKEYVLSRQLLKSGTSIGANVAEANGAISNSDFSAKISIAYKESLETKYWLRLLKDSDYLEEEKFQSLFESTDELSKILYSILKSTRIKPKSNN, from the coding sequence ATGTCAGAACTAGAGAAAAAGAATGTATTATCAGACAAGTCTTATCAGTTCGCATTGAATATTGTTAGCCTTTATAAAAAACTAAGCATCGAAAAAGAATATGTTTTATCAAGGCAACTTCTCAAATCAGGAACTTCAATAGGAGCAAATGTAGCTGAGGCTAACGGAGCAATCTCCAATTCTGATTTTTCAGCAAAAATTTCTATAGCGTATAAGGAAAGTCTAGAAACAAAATACTGGTTAAGATTATTAAAAGATTCAGATTATCTGGAGGAAGAGAAATTTCAATCTTTGTTTGAATCTACAGATGAGCTTTCTAAAATTTTATATTCTATTCTTAAGTCAACCCGAATTAAACCCAAATCTAATAACTGA
- the hemW gene encoding radical SAM family heme chaperone HemW, producing MSGIYIHIPFCRQACHYCDFHFSTSTKKKTELVEMLCRELELRKDEIGQQIQTIYFGGGTPSLLNSEELKLIFKTIFKHFDVSENAEITLEANPDDLSEEVIKMLDASPVNRLSIGVQSFFEEDLKLMNRAHNSEEALTCLQLAKQYFDNISIDLIYGIPGQSNEQWIENLNKALELDIPHISSYALTVEPKTALEKFIEKGKVKPVEDETYREQFDILVNKLTTNGFEHYEFSNYGKPRYHSQNNMAYWLGKSYLGIGPSAHSYDGTSRKWNISNNTLYIKAIEAGNLPQQTEKLSTTDTYNEYVMTRLRTKFGVSTDDIQQKFGEKYRDHFLMETGKFQDDGLIEKIGNTFHITPKGKFLSDGIAADLFYID from the coding sequence ATGAGCGGTATATACATACATATTCCTTTTTGCAGGCAGGCTTGCCATTACTGTGATTTCCACTTTTCGACTTCCACGAAAAAGAAAACCGAGTTGGTGGAAATGCTTTGCAGGGAGCTGGAACTGAGAAAGGACGAAATAGGACAGCAAATTCAAACTATCTATTTTGGCGGTGGAACTCCTTCCCTACTGAATTCTGAAGAATTAAAACTGATCTTCAAAACGATCTTTAAACATTTCGATGTTTCTGAAAATGCCGAAATCACGCTTGAGGCAAATCCCGATGATCTATCAGAAGAAGTGATCAAAATGTTAGATGCTTCTCCGGTGAATCGATTGAGTATTGGAGTGCAGTCATTTTTTGAAGAGGATCTTAAATTGATGAACCGGGCTCATAATTCTGAAGAAGCACTGACCTGTCTTCAGCTAGCAAAGCAATATTTTGATAATATCAGCATCGATCTTATCTACGGGATTCCCGGGCAATCAAATGAACAATGGATAGAGAATTTAAACAAAGCCCTTGAGCTTGATATTCCGCATATTTCAAGTTACGCGCTCACCGTAGAACCAAAAACCGCTCTTGAAAAATTCATAGAAAAAGGTAAGGTCAAGCCGGTAGAAGATGAAACCTACCGGGAGCAATTCGATATTCTGGTAAACAAGCTCACCACAAACGGATTTGAGCATTATGAATTTTCGAATTACGGAAAACCCCGTTATCATTCTCAGAACAATATGGCTTACTGGCTGGGAAAATCTTACCTGGGAATTGGCCCATCAGCACATTCCTATGATGGCACTTCCAGAAAATGGAATATCAGCAATAACACGCTGTATATAAAAGCCATTGAAGCCGGAAATTTACCTCAGCAAACCGAAAAACTTTCCACCACCGATACTTATAATGAATATGTAATGACAAGGCTCCGAACCAAATTTGGTGTTTCCACAGATGATATTCAGCAAAAATTTGGAGAAAAATACCGTGATCATTTTTTAATGGAAACCGGTAAATTTCAAGATGACGGACTCATAGAAAAAATTGGAAACACTTTTCATATCACTCCCAAAGGAAAATTCCTTAGTGACGGGATCGCAGCAGATCTTTTCTATATAGATTAA